Genomic DNA from Zonotrichia leucophrys gambelii isolate GWCS_2022_RI chromosome 23, RI_Zleu_2.0, whole genome shotgun sequence:
ACATCCACCCCAACAACCTTAATTACTAAAAAAATTTTCCTTGGTGTGTCACTTCATTCTCCCCTCTCTAACTTCCCATATCTTGTCACCAAGGAATGAACCTTCTgcctattttatttattccacaCTGGCACTAACCATATTCTCCTGCTTCAGTTTATGCATGCAAAAAACTTAAATGACAGAAATATAAGATCAATCATTTTCATGCTATTTATTTTGTAGCATTTCTTCACTGGTTATTCTATTCATGATAAAATGTGTAATAATTAATTCAACTAAATTGTCTCCTTTCTGCACTTCACCAAAAGCATAGCTTCAAATGCAACATTTGTGAAATATGCACATAACTTACATCTGTGCtatgctgctctgccctgctgctgattACAGTCAGGCTGTGTCACACATCTTCTGAAAGAATTACAGGTTTTATCAGCTTCACATGGGTAAGATACATGccatagaaaatataaatatcagATCCTGCTCTCCAGAAACTCTCTCAGCTGACATAAATGGTTAATAATATACAGCAGAAATATAAGGTCTTGTAAATACACACACAATTTCCTCCCGTCAGGGTAATGTGTCACCTCATCCCACAAAAACTCCCTGGTTCACACACCTTGCCTCATTGCAAAGCTTATTTCATGTGTCATTGATCTTATATACACACATGATCACTGCAGAGACCATGGACAAATTCTGTTATGGCATGTACAATCCCAAACAGAAAGTATCAAATTGGCaagaaattcccagaaattgGCATGCACAGAACAGGGTAGTAGCAGAGATGGAAATTACCACTCAGTTCCTTGGGAATAAAAGCATGGAAATTCTCAGGTAGGCTGTGAGATTGCACAAGGGTCAGGTACACAGGAGGAGAGTCTCAGGATGAACACTTTTTGAAAAGTATTAGTTTTTGGAAAGCCTGtttaaattcttcattaaaaGCTGTATAAATGACTGGATTGATTAATGAGTTTAGGTAACCCAACCAGGTGAAAAAGTCCAGGAGGATGGGATGAAACCAACAGGCATCTTGGCAGATTGGTAGGACTAGGGATATGACAAAAAAAGGCAGccagcagaaaatgaaagctcCCAGAATAATGCCTAAAGTTTTGGTAGCTTTCCTTTCTCTCGCAGCagaaattcttttcctttccagcacACTATCTGcaagttttattttaacaggACCCAGAAATATTGGGGATGCACCTGAATGGGAATGCCCTTCATGGAGGCTGGCATtgatggagcagagggaggagcctgcagagccagtgATCAGGTGTGCAGTAGTAAAACGTTTCCCATACAACGAGGGTGGCTTCAGAATCCTATCTCGAGCTGCTACATAAATTCTCCCATACAATATCAGCAGGAGCACGGTCGGGATGTAGAAAGCTCCACAAGTGGAATAAATGGTGTAGGAAATTTGCTCAGTGTTGACAGCGCACTTTGCAATCTCTTCATGAGCTTGCACTTGCCTCCAGAAAAACGGCGGCACGGAGATGCTGATGGATA
This window encodes:
- the HTR1D gene encoding 5-hydroxytryptamine receptor 1D yields the protein MTQYNHSAQFSLQSSANKSLNVTETPLPWDERTLLGLKISLSILLAVITLATILANVFVVITILLTRKLHTPANYLIGSLAVTDLLVSVLVMPVSIAYTVTHTWAFGQLLCDIWLSSDITCCTASILHLCVIALDRYWAITDALEYSKRRTAGRAALMIAVVWMISISISVPPFFWRQVQAHEEIAKCAVNTEQISYTIYSTCGAFYIPTVLLLILYGRIYVAARDRILKPPSLYGKRFTTAHLITGSAGSSLCSINASLHEGHSHSGASPIFLGPVKIKLADSVLERKRISAARERKATKTLGIILGAFIFCWLPFFVISLVLPICQDACWFHPILLDFFTWLGYLNSLINPVIYTAFNEEFKQAFQKLILFKKCSS